The following proteins are encoded in a genomic region of Arachis ipaensis cultivar K30076 chromosome B02, Araip1.1, whole genome shotgun sequence:
- the LOC107625630 gene encoding pentatricopeptide repeat-containing protein At3g18970: MGCNSLMLTFLPRHSCVPLLYSLPKLTNHVKELHAQLITNGIKSPSLLAKLIEHYCESPFKHVANNAHLVFRHFDKPDLFLFNTLIRCVQPEESITTFQNEFSRGAMVFNDYTYNFVLGACARSPLVSSLWLGRQLHALIVKHGIESDILVQTTKIHFYASHKDIKSARRMFDEMPERSVVTWNAMITGYCSMKEGNEDHAAVALSLFRNMLVDPSGVKPTDTTIVCVLSAASQMGIIDIGACIHGFVGKTGYSPEYDVFIGTGMVDMYAKCGCLNSALSVFWRINVKNVLTWTAMTTGLAIHGKGRQALEIFYKMGAYGVKPNEATFASLFSACCHARLVEEGLQLFHDMKSVFGVTPRIQHYGCIIDLLGRAGQLTEAYDFALGMPISPDSVIWRSLLAACKIHGDIVMGEKVGKFLLQLKEETCTNVTSTSEDYVALSNVYASAERWNDVETIRKGMKARSVLNRTGSSSVQTVNMATL; encoded by the coding sequence ATGGGTTGCAATTCCCTCATGTTGACTTTTCTTCCAAGGCATAGCTGTGTTCCTTTGTTGTATTCTTTACCCAAATTGACCAACCATGTGAAGGAACTTCATGCTCAGTTAATCACCAATGGCATCAAATCTCCTTCCTTATTGGCCAAGTTAATTGAACATTATTGCGAATCGCCATTCAAACATGTTGCTAATAATGCACATTTAGTGTTCCGGCATTTTGACAAGCCAGACTTGTTTCTCTTCAATACTTTGATTAGATGTGTTCAACCCGAGGAGTCCATTACTACTTTCCAAAATGAGTTTTCAAGGGGAGCCATGGTTTTCAATGATTATACTTACAATTTTGTTCTTGGAGCCTGCGCTCGCTCTCCCTTGGTTTCATCATTATGGTTAGGTAGACAATTACATGCCCTTATAGTAAAACATGGGATTGAATCAGATATTTTGGTTCAGACTACAAAGATACATTTTTATGCTAGCCACAAAGATATTAAATCTGCCAGAAGGATGTTCGATGAAATGCCAGAAAGAAGTGTTGTCACTTGGAATGCTATGATAACAGGTTATTGTTCTATGAAAGAAGGAAATGAGGATCATGCTGCTGTTGCGTTGTCTTTGTTTCGCAACATGTTGGTGGATCCTAGTGGTGTTAAGCCGACAGATACTACCATAGTTTGTGTTCTTTCAGCAGCTTCTCAAATGGGAATTATAGACATTGGGGCCTGCATACATGGCTTTGTAGGAAAAACAGGGTACAGTCCTGAATATGATGTGTTTATAGGAACTGGTATGGTGGATATGTATGCGAAATGCGGATGTCTGAACAGTGCCTTATCCGTCTTCTGGCGAATTAATGTGAAGAATGTCTTGACTTGGACAGCGATGACTACTGGCTTAGCCATACATGGGAAAGGAAGACAAGCCTTGGAGATTTTCTATAAAATGGGAGCTTATGGTGTTAAGCCGAATGAAGCAACTTTTGCAAGTTTGTTTTCAGCTTGTTGTCATGCTAGGCTTGTAGAAGAAGGCCTTCAATTGTTCCACGATATGAAGAGTGTGTTCGGAGTGACACCTCGGATACAACACTATGGTTGCATTATTGACCTTCTTGGCCGAGCCGGACAGTTAACAGAAGCTTATGATTTTGCCTTGGGGATGCCAATTAGTCCTGATTCTGTTATTTGGAGGAGTTTGCTTGCAGCTTGCAAGATTCATGGGGACATTGTGATGGGAGAGAAGGTGGGTAAGTTTCTTCTGCAGTTAAAAGAGGAGACTTGTACAAATGTGACTTCGACAAGCGAGGATTATGTCGCTCTTTCAAACGTTTATGCTTCAGCCGAAAGGTGGAATGATGTTGAAACCATAAGGAAAGGCATGAAAGCCAGGAGTGTTTTGAACAGAACTGGTTCTAGCTCTGTTCAAACCGTTAACATGGCTACCTTGTAA